A genomic segment from Pseudomonas sp. S09G 359 encodes:
- a CDS encoding lipopolysaccharide kinase InaA family protein → MAGWNLEPAYANLADDFGSLEAVFALQGERLTRDPLSEVIRVERGGVNYYVKRYTGAGKGLRRYLGKPRVKSEWQNLKRFAKWGIPTADVVAWGLERKGLAYDRGAMITRELPNTEDLSVLADRNDARLRDPKWVNAVSRQLAEYTRTMHDHRFTHNDLKWRNLLIDDQSTLYLIDCPNGDFWRGFWLKYRITKDLACLDKVAKYHLSATQRLRFYMQYRQRRHLSASDKQRIRHVVKFFEGRE, encoded by the coding sequence ATGGCGGGTTGGAACCTGGAGCCTGCTTACGCCAATCTGGCGGATGATTTTGGCAGCCTCGAAGCGGTGTTCGCCCTGCAAGGCGAACGCCTGACGCGTGACCCGCTGTCGGAAGTGATCCGCGTGGAGCGCGGCGGGGTCAATTACTACGTCAAGCGCTACACCGGTGCGGGCAAGGGGCTGCGGCGCTACCTGGGCAAGCCGCGGGTCAAGTCCGAGTGGCAGAACCTCAAGCGTTTCGCCAAGTGGGGTATCCCAACGGCCGACGTGGTGGCCTGGGGCCTGGAGCGCAAGGGCTTGGCCTACGACCGTGGCGCGATGATCACCCGCGAACTGCCGAATACCGAAGACCTCTCGGTACTCGCCGACCGAAACGATGCGCGCCTGCGCGACCCCAAGTGGGTCAATGCGGTGAGCCGCCAGCTCGCCGAATACACGCGGACCATGCATGACCACCGCTTCACCCATAACGATTTGAAGTGGCGCAACCTGCTGATTGACGACCAGTCGACCCTGTACCTGATCGACTGCCCCAACGGTGATTTCTGGCGCGGCTTCTGGCTCAAGTACCGCATCACCAAGGACCTGGCGTGCCTGGACAAGGTGGCCAAGTATCACCTGTCGGCCACCCAGCGCCTGCGTTTCTATATGCAGTACCGTCAGCGCCGGCACCTGAGTGCGTCGGACAAGCAGCGTATTCGCCACGTGGTGAAATTTTTCGAGGGGCGCGAATGA
- a CDS encoding lipopolysaccharide kinase InaA family protein — MSDFLAAEDRAVLERHGLATFDALWAKQLDAVDEPNTSRGGWSSVFRLELDGHGYYLKRQSNYLTRSLHRPLGEPSFSREFRNISRYRKLGIPALQAAFYGERKVAGEHRAMLLTRALDGWNDLESLLDQWPQLSDAQHRAILLACGLLARRLHSVGQVHGCFYPKHIFLQATGDGYAAQLIDLEKTRPLLFGWRDRVKDLEPLLRRARPWSDAQVRQLLAAYLDQPEDSALVSTWLQRLTKRRSHKENR, encoded by the coding sequence ATGAGCGATTTCCTGGCGGCTGAAGACCGTGCAGTGCTGGAGCGGCACGGCCTCGCCACATTCGACGCACTGTGGGCCAAGCAACTGGACGCAGTGGATGAACCGAACACCAGCCGGGGCGGCTGGAGCAGCGTGTTCCGCCTGGAACTGGACGGCCACGGCTACTACCTCAAGCGCCAGAGCAATTACCTCACGCGCAGCTTGCACCGGCCGTTGGGCGAGCCGAGTTTTTCCCGCGAATTTCGCAATATCAGCCGTTACCGCAAGCTCGGTATCCCGGCGTTGCAGGCGGCGTTCTATGGCGAACGCAAGGTCGCCGGCGAACACCGCGCAATGCTGCTGACCCGCGCCCTGGATGGCTGGAATGACCTGGAATCGCTGCTCGACCAATGGCCGCAACTGAGCGACGCCCAGCACCGTGCGATCCTGTTGGCCTGCGGCCTGCTGGCGCGCCGGCTGCACAGTGTCGGCCAGGTGCATGGCTGCTTTTACCCCAAGCATATTTTCCTGCAGGCCACTGGCGACGGTTATGCCGCGCAGCTGATCGACCTGGAGAAAACCCGCCCGCTGCTGTTTGGCTGGCGCGATCGGGTCAAGGACCTGGAGCCGTTGTTGCGCCGTGCGCGGCCGTGGTCGGATGCGCAGGTGCGCCAACTGCTGGCGGCCTACCTCGACCAGCCCGAAGACAGCGCGCTCGTCAGCACTTGGCTGCAACGCCTGACCAAGCGGCGCAGCCACAAGGAGAACCGCTGA